In Azospirillum humicireducens, the genomic stretch GATCACCGTACAGCGCGACCAGATCGAATACTGGATCGCCCTCTACAAGGCGCTGGGCGGCGGCTGGCAGGCGGGAACGCCCGCCAGGGCACTCGCGCAAACCGCCGCCCAAGCCACCACACCGGACACCCGGAAGAGCGGAGACGCATCGTGAGCCTCCTCACCCGCAAGCAGATCATCGGATTTGCGGCCGGACTTGGGCTGGCCGCCGCTGCCGGCCTTGCCGCGGCCCTAGGCGAAACAGAGACCGGACCGCAGGACGGCACCGTCACCCGGCCCGCCGTATCCACCACGCGCAACAGCGTGCTGACCGTCACAGCGACAGTTCCTCACCGTGAGGACTGGGCGCAGACCCTGCCGGCCAGTGGCGCCTTGGCGGCGTGGCAGGAAGCGGTGATCGGCGCCGAGACCGGAAACCTGCGCATCACCCAGCTGTTCGCCGATGTCGGAACCCAGGTCACCCGTGGACAGGAACTGGCGCGGCTGGCTCAGGACAGCGTGCAGGCCGATGTCCGCAAGCAGGAGGCGCTGGTGGCGCAGGCCAGGGCATCGCTGGCGCAGGCACAGGCCAACGCCAAGCGCGCCCGTCTGGTCAAGGGCAGCGGCGCGCTGTCGGACCAGCAGGTGACCGAATACCTGATCACCGAAGAGACCGCGAGGGCCAGCCTGGCATCGGCCGAGGCCGACCTGGACAGCAGCCGGATCACGCTGGCGCGGACCAGCATCCGGGCGGTGGATGACGGGGTGGTGACCTCCCGCTCCGCCACGCTTGGCACGGTGGTGTCGGCAGGGACCGAGCTGTTCCGGCTGCAACGGCAAAGCCGGGTGGAATGGCAGGCGGAGTTGGACGCCCGTCAGGTGCCGCAGGTCCGGTCCGGCCAGACCGCACGGGTGACCCTGCCCGATGGGCAGACGGTGGAGGGAACGGTGCGGCAGGCGGCCCCGGCGCTCAACAGCGGCACCGGTCGCGGCATCGTCTATGTGTCACTGCCGGCCGGAAGCGGCGCGCTGGCCGGCGGCTATGCCAGCGGCAGCATCGAGTTGGGCAACAGCCCGGCGCTGACCCTGCCGCAATCCGCCGTGGTTCTGCGCGACGGGCGGTCGCAGGTCTTCACCATCGGCGAGAACGGCCGGGTAACCCGGCGGATCGTCGCCACCGGACGGCGGCAGGGCGACCGGGTGGAGATCCTGTCCGGCCTGTCCGCCGATGCGCAGGTGGTGGAGACGGGCGGCGCCTTCCTGTCCGACGGCGCGACGGTCACCGTCGGGCCTCCGCCGTCCGCCGCTGTCGGTCACGGACCGACGGATGTCGCCACCCTGCCCGCAGCCGTGACCGGAGGGCGTTGATCATGAATCTGTCCACCTGGTCGATCCGCAACCCGGTTCCGTCGCTGCTGCTGTTCATGTTGCTGACCCTGCTCGGCCTGATCGGCTTCGACCGGCTCGGCATCCAGCAGTTCCCCGACATGGATCTGCCCACCGTCACCATCAGCGCATCGCTGGAAGGCGCCGCCCCGGCGCAGTTGGAGACGCAGGTCGCCCGCAAGATCGAGGACAAGCTGGCCTCGCTGAGCCGGATCGAGCACATCACCACCACCATCACCGACGGCGCCGTGTCCATCAGCGTCACCTTCGACATCGACAAGAACGGCGAGGAGGCGCTGAACGAGGTGCGCAACGCGGTGGACGGCGCCAAGGCCGACCTGCCGGCGAGCATGACCACGCCCAGCGTGTCGAAGGTGACGGCGGAAACCCGCGCGCTGCTGACCTACAGCGTCCGTTCCGACCGGCTCGACGAGACGGACCTGTCCTGGTTCATAGACAACGACGTGACCAAGGCGGTGCTGTCGGCCAAGGGCGTGGCCGGCGTGAACCGGATCGGCGGCATCGACCGCGAGGTCCATGTCGACCTCGATCCGGCGCTGATGGCCGGGCTGGGGGTGACCCCGTCCGACGTGTCGACCGCGCTGAAATCGGTGCAGGCCGACAATTCCGGCGGCCAGGGCGAGATCGGCGGCAAACGGCAGTCGTTGCGCACGCTGGGTGCCGTCGGCACGGTGGAGGAGGTGGCCGCCATCGCCGTCCCGCTGTCGGACGGCCGACATGTCCGGCTCGATCAGGTGGCGCGGGTGAGCGACGCCCATGCCGACCGCAGCACCCGCGCCTTCCTCGATGGCAAGCCGGTGATCGCCTTCCAGGTCACCCGCAGCAAGGGCTTCTCCGACGCCGGCGTGGCCGAGGCGGCGCGCAAGGCGGTATCCAGCTTCGCGGCCGCCCACCCGGAGGTGACGATCACCGAGGCCAGCACCACGGTCACCCCGATCCTGGAGAATTACCGCGGCTCGATGCATCTGCTGCTGGAAGGCGCCTTGCTGGCGGTGGTGGTGGTCTGGTGGTTCCTGCGCGACTGGCGGGCGACGCTGATCGCGGCGGTGGCCCTGCCGCTGTCGATCCTGCCGGCCTTCGCCGCCATGCATCTGCTGGGCTTCAGCCTGAACACGGTCTCGCTGCTGGCGCTGGCCCTGGTGGTCGGCATCCTGGTCGACGACGCCATCGTCGAGGTGGAGAACATCGCCCGCCACCTGCGCCAGGGCAAATCCGCCCGCGACGCCGCGATGGAGGCGGCCGACGAGATCGGGCTGGCGGTGATCGCCACCACCTTCACCCTGGTGGCGGTGTTCCTGCCGACCGCCTTCATGAGCGGGATTCCGGGTCGCATCTTCCGCCAGTTCGGCTTGACGGCGGCGGTGGCGGTGCTGGCGTCGCTGCTGGTGGCGCGTCTGCTGACCCCGATGATGGCAGCACAGTTCATGAAGGCGCAGCCCACGGAAGAGCGCGACGGCCGGCTGATGCTGACCTATCTCGCCACCGTGCGGGCCTGCCTTCGCCATCCCTGGTGGACGGCCTTCGCGGCGGTCGCCTTCTTCACCCTGTCGCTGACGATCATCCCGCTGCTGCCCACCGGCTTCCTGCCGGCGCAGGACGACGCGCAGAGCCAGGTGACACTGACCCTGCCGCCCGACGCCGCGCTGGACGACACCACCAATCTCGCCTTGCAGGCGGAGGCGCTGCTGCGCGGCGTGCCGGAGGTGACGGGGGTGTTCACTGCGGTCGGGACGGCGACAATGGGCGGCGGCATGGACGCCACCACGACGACCAGCCCACGCACCGCATCCTTGACGGTGGAACTGGCGCCACGGTCGGAACGCCACCGTAGTCAGGCGGCAGTGGAGGCGGAGATGCGCACCCTGTTGCGGCGCCTTCCCGGCGCGCGGGTCGAGGTCGGGCGCGGCAACAACGGCGAGCAGTTGCAGATCACGCTGGCCAGCGACGACCCGACCGCCTTGCAGCAGGCCGCCGACGCGGTGGAGGCCGATCTGCGCCGGCTGACCGGCATCGGCAACGTCACCTCCGGGGCGGCGCTCCAACGGCCGGAGATTCAAATCCGGCCGGACTTCGCCCGTGCGGCGGCGCTGGGCGTCACGTCGCAGGACATGGCGGATGCGGTGCGGATGGCGACTTACGGCGACTATTCGTCCTCCATCTCCAAGCTCAACCTGCCCCAGCGCCAGATCGCCGTTCGCGTGCGGCTCGACCCGGCGGTGCGCACCGACCTGTCGGCGCTGGACCAGCTGCGGGTGAAGGGCGCCAACGGAACGGTGGCGCTCGCCTCGATTGCGGAAATCGGCTTCGGCAGCGGTCCGTCGCAGATTGACCGCATCGACCGCTCGCGCAACGTTACCCTGTCGGTGGAGTTGGCCGGCCGCGCCTTGGGCGAGGTGATGCGGGAGGCCAAGGCACTGCCGTCGATGAAGGCGCTTCCTGCCTCGGTCCACCTCGTCGAACAGGGGGAACTGGAGCGGATGAACGAGCTGTTCGGCGGCTTCGGCACCGCGATGGCGGTCGGCGTATTCTGCATCTATTCGGTGCTGGTGCTGCTGTTCCACGAGTTCCTCCAACCGGCGACCATCCTGGCTGCCCTGCCCCTGTCGGTGGGCGGTGCCTTGTTCGCGCTGCTGGTGGCGGGGATGAGCTTCTCCATGCCGACCGTCATCGGGCTGCTGATGCTGATGGGCATCGTCACCAAGAACTCGATCCTGCTGGTGGAGTACGCGGTGATGGCGCGGCGGGATCACGGGCTGGGGCGGGTGGATGCGCTGATCGACGCCTGCCACAAGCGGGCCCGCCCGATCCTGATGACCACCATCGCGATGGGCGCCGGCATGATGCCGATCGCGCTGGGGCTGGGCGCCGACCCCAGCTTCCGCCAACCGATGGCCGTGGTGGTGATCGGCGGGCTGCTGACCTCGACCATGCTCAGCCTGCTGGTCATCCCCGCCCTGTTCCTTCTGGTCGACGACTTCTCGCGGTGGATGGCCAGCTGGTTCGCGCCGCAGGGGGCAACAACGACGACCTGAGAACTTGTTTGCAGCGGCTCGAGTCCTTGGAAGTCAGCGCATGAACTCTACAAACAGATACTCAGAAAATTGGGCCTCCAGCAAACCTGGGGCGGTTCAGCCTACGAGGGCACAAGGGACCAGATCAGATTGGCGGCGTGATACGAATCTGAACCAAGCTTATTCCAGCCGCCAAGCTGTCCGGGAAACGGGGACCATCTCAGTCCGATCACCGCCAGTGCGATCGCGGCGGCTGTGCCGGACGGAACCTTGTTCCGATCCGGCCGCCAGTTCGCCGCGTGGCTTGGCCTGACGCCGAAAGCGCACAGCAGCGGCGGCAAGGAGCGGCAGGTTGGCATCAGCAAGCAGGGCGACGGTTACCTCCGGCGCCTGCTCGTCGTCGGCGCCACAGCGGTCATTCGGTTGGCCCGCAAAGACAACGCTAGCCGAAGCTGGGCGACGAAGCTGTTGGAGCGCAAGCCGGCGAAGCTGGCCGCCGTAGCCTTGGCCAACAAAACTGCCCGCATCGCCTGGGCGGTGATGACACGCGGAAAAACCTACGAGGCGCCGGTCGCCGCGTAGTCGTTGTTCACCCGGCAAAGCGAGAGATTGCTCGGCGGGTGGATGTGCCAGGGTGGTGAGACGTGATGACGAACCGGCTGGGCCGGGGATCGATCAAACTCACGGGGACCAAGCGCCTTCGAGCGCGTTGAGGTGATTTGGGCTTCGATCCGCGGAATTCATCAAGGCCAGCAGCCACGGCTGCGAAAACAGGCCGGACACATAGATGCATCCTATCGGCCGTCACTACGGATTTCACTCTTGCACCGGAAGGGCCGTCCACCACATCACCTCACGACTTCGCGCCAGACAAGGGGGAAGGAGAAAGAATATCGGGGGAACGGAGCATGAGGAGATCGATGAACTGACGCGCCGCAACCGTCAGAGTGCGATTGTTCGGATAGATCGCATAGATGGTCACGGGCTGCGGAAACCAGTCCCCCAGGACCCGGACGAGATCGCCCGTCCCGATGTCCTTCAGGCACAGTGCCTCCGGCAGGGAGGCAATGCCGAGCCGCCGGTGCACGGCCTGCAGCAGCGCTGTCGGAAGCGTCGTGCTGAAGCGCGGTTCGAAGCGGACCGCCGTTGTCCGGTCGCCGCGCGTCAATGTCCAGACCCAGTCCGACGAGCGGCTGCCAAGTCCAAGACAACTCATGCTCTTCAGATCGGCAGGGTCGCCGGGATGACCGTTTTCGGCAACAAACTCCCGATGGGCGACCAGAACATACGGCGAGGTCAGGATCTTCCGGGCGACCAGGGCGGCATCGGGCAGAGGCGTGAAGGAGGGAAAGATCACCAGATCCGCCTGCACCCCACGCGGATCGAAGATCCCGAAGGATTCCTCCAGATGCAGACGGACGCCGGGCGCGGTCGCCAGGAACTCGGCCGCCAGCGTTTCGACCAGAACGGAGCCGAGGACGGGTGGACAGACCACATGCAGGAAACCGGTCGGGCTGTGGCGTGCCCGTTCCGCCATAACCAACAGCTTGTCCGCTTCCGACGCGATGGTCTTGCAGTGATCGAAGCATTCGACGCCGAAATTGGTCAGCGTGAACTGCCGCGTCCCACGGTGGAACAATTTCAGGCCGAGCCGCTCCTCCAACTCGCCGATGCGGCGGGCAAGCGTCGATTTCGGCATGCCCAGGCGCCTTCCCGCCGGGGAAAGCCCGCCGGCTTCGACCACGCATTTGAACAGATACATGTCGTCCAGACCGTGCATGTCCGTTCCATTTTTGGGACGTTAGTTCTCAAATATTAGCTCGAGCAAACTGTAAACAAAACGATATACTTTTCAAATCATCCAAACATCGTCAGGTGAAACGAGATGACCGCGATCGAAGATGTCGTGGCTACGACTCCCTTTGGCCGGCTGACCGGCAAGCGAATCGGCGGCGTTTCGTCGTTCAAGCGCGTTCCCTATGCGGCGCCGCCTGTGGGCGCCCGCCGCTTCGCATTGCCGGGCGAGCCGATCAGTTGGACGGGCATCCGCCCGGCCACAGCGCCCGGCCCGATTCCGCCGCAGCTGCCGTCCCGTCTCGACGACGTCATGGGCGCCTACCCGGCGGCCCAGAACGAAGACTGCTTGCATCTCGACATTTGGACGCCGCGGTCGCTCGACGACAAGGCACCGGTCCTGGTCTTCATCCATGGCGGCGGCTTCATGACCGGCGGTGGATCGCTGCCATGCTACGAC encodes the following:
- a CDS encoding efflux RND transporter periplasmic adaptor subunit → MSLLTRKQIIGFAAGLGLAAAAGLAAALGETETGPQDGTVTRPAVSTTRNSVLTVTATVPHREDWAQTLPASGALAAWQEAVIGAETGNLRITQLFADVGTQVTRGQELARLAQDSVQADVRKQEALVAQARASLAQAQANAKRARLVKGSGALSDQQVTEYLITEETARASLASAEADLDSSRITLARTSIRAVDDGVVTSRSATLGTVVSAGTELFRLQRQSRVEWQAELDARQVPQVRSGQTARVTLPDGQTVEGTVRQAAPALNSGTGRGIVYVSLPAGSGALAGGYASGSIELGNSPALTLPQSAVVLRDGRSQVFTIGENGRVTRRIVATGRRQGDRVEILSGLSADAQVVETGGAFLSDGATVTVGPPPSAAVGHGPTDVATLPAAVTGGR
- a CDS encoding LysR substrate-binding domain-containing protein translates to MHGLDDMYLFKCVVEAGGLSPAGRRLGMPKSTLARRIGELEERLGLKLFHRGTRQFTLTNFGVECFDHCKTIASEADKLLVMAERARHSPTGFLHVVCPPVLGSVLVETLAAEFLATAPGVRLHLEESFGIFDPRGVQADLVIFPSFTPLPDAALVARKILTSPYVLVAHREFVAENGHPGDPADLKSMSCLGLGSRSSDWVWTLTRGDRTTAVRFEPRFSTTLPTALLQAVHRRLGIASLPEALCLKDIGTGDLVRVLGDWFPQPVTIYAIYPNNRTLTVAARQFIDLLMLRSPDILSPSPLSGAKS
- a CDS encoding efflux RND transporter permease subunit; translated protein: MNLSTWSIRNPVPSLLLFMLLTLLGLIGFDRLGIQQFPDMDLPTVTISASLEGAAPAQLETQVARKIEDKLASLSRIEHITTTITDGAVSISVTFDIDKNGEEALNEVRNAVDGAKADLPASMTTPSVSKVTAETRALLTYSVRSDRLDETDLSWFIDNDVTKAVLSAKGVAGVNRIGGIDREVHVDLDPALMAGLGVTPSDVSTALKSVQADNSGGQGEIGGKRQSLRTLGAVGTVEEVAAIAVPLSDGRHVRLDQVARVSDAHADRSTRAFLDGKPVIAFQVTRSKGFSDAGVAEAARKAVSSFAAAHPEVTITEASTTVTPILENYRGSMHLLLEGALLAVVVVWWFLRDWRATLIAAVALPLSILPAFAAMHLLGFSLNTVSLLALALVVGILVDDAIVEVENIARHLRQGKSARDAAMEAADEIGLAVIATTFTLVAVFLPTAFMSGIPGRIFRQFGLTAAVAVLASLLVARLLTPMMAAQFMKAQPTEERDGRLMLTYLATVRACLRHPWWTAFAAVAFFTLSLTIIPLLPTGFLPAQDDAQSQVTLTLPPDAALDDTTNLALQAEALLRGVPEVTGVFTAVGTATMGGGMDATTTTSPRTASLTVELAPRSERHRSQAAVEAEMRTLLRRLPGARVEVGRGNNGEQLQITLASDDPTALQQAADAVEADLRRLTGIGNVTSGAALQRPEIQIRPDFARAAALGVTSQDMADAVRMATYGDYSSSISKLNLPQRQIAVRVRLDPAVRTDLSALDQLRVKGANGTVALASIAEIGFGSGPSQIDRIDRSRNVTLSVELAGRALGEVMREAKALPSMKALPASVHLVEQGELERMNELFGGFGTAMAVGVFCIYSVLVLLFHEFLQPATILAALPLSVGGALFALLVAGMSFSMPTVIGLLMLMGIVTKNSILLVEYAVMARRDHGLGRVDALIDACHKRARPILMTTIAMGAGMMPIALGLGADPSFRQPMAVVVIGGLLTSTMLSLLVIPALFLLVDDFSRWMASWFAPQGATTTT